The sequence below is a genomic window from Monodelphis domestica isolate mMonDom1 chromosome 2, mMonDom1.pri, whole genome shotgun sequence.
CCAAGAGGCTGAGAAAGGGAGGCCAAATTGTAGCCGGTATTGACTTAGCTTTAATTATGTTGCATCTCTCTGTAATGCCATTGAGGGCAGACTCCATTTCATTCTCGGCTCtctctggcacacagtaggggcataataaatgtttgttgaattcaagTTTCAAATGAATTTCAATTCAACTGAATTCAACCAAAATCAAATTGGCTTGGGAGTCAGAAAGCCTACCAGTGTGGTGTATGGTTTGACACAAGTTATTTCCCCTCCCTGGATTCAGCTTTTTCATCTAAAATGAGGAAGATTGGAAGAAATGATCTCTCCTGTCTTCTGGCTTCAAACCTTTGCTTTTAGtctgtttcctccttctcctcctcctccctcttcctcttcttccacctcttctttctcttccctctttctcttcttcctcctccctcttcctcttattccacctcttcttcctcttccctcttccacttcctcctcctcctccctctttctcttcttccacctcttcttcctctgcctcttcctccctctttctcttctatctcttcttcctcttccctccctctttctcttcttccacctcttcttcctcttcctcttcctccctctttttcttcttctacctcttcttcctcttctctcttcctcttcctcctcttccctcttcctcttcttccacctcttcttcctcttccctcttcttcttcctcttcctcctcttccctctttctcttctttcacctcttcttcctcttccctcttcctcttcttccaccttttcttcctcttccctcttcctcttcttccttctttttaacctttcccttccctcttagaatcaatactgtatattggttacaagacagaagagtagtaaaggctagacaatgggggtaagtgactcacccaggatcatacatcttgggcatatctgaggttagatttgaacccaggacctcccaattctaggtctggttctctagcCACTGATCCCCTAGCTACCCCATTCTAGTCTGTTTTTACTGATCTTTCCCCAACCCCACTTGACCCTCATAGCAGCtaaactcttccttccttctctacagGGTACCATCGTCTTACCTAACCTGGCCTCGgtgctctgtgaccctgaacactGGGAGACCCCGTGGCAATTCAACCCTGGGCACTTCTTGGATGGAGAAGGAAACTTCGTGATCCACGAGGCCTTCTTGCCCTTCTCTGCAGGTAACGCATGGCACCCAGAGCCCAGGTCCATGGCGGTTTGGGGGATGGACACCCTGACGTGTTTCTGCTTCAATTTCTCCTCCAGGTCATCGGGTGTGCTTGGGAGAGCTCCTGGCCAAGGTGGAGCTCTTCCTGGTGTTCGCAAATCTCCTTCGGGAGTTTCGGCTGCGAGCTCCGGCCGGGGCCTCCACCAATGAGCGAGATTACATCCTGTGGGGCACGAAGCAGCCCCGGCCCTACGACATCTGTGCCAGCCCTCGTCTGGGCCGCTTTCAAGGAGGCCCCAGGAAGGACCGGCTGGAAGCGGCTGAGATGCAAAGAGAAGGAGGCACAGACCAGTGAGTGCAGGGCCCTGGCCCCACCTGGGCAGCATCCCAGGCCGACCTGCACACAGCTGCCCCTCCTGGTCTGCCAGGCCTAAGCTTGCAGCTGCCAAACCTTCCTTTATCCTGGCCCTCCGGATGCCTTCTGGAAAAGCAGTAGGAGAGTTGGAATTGGCAGTGATTTGGGTTCTAATTCTGCTGCCTGGCTTTGACGAGATGGACTtggaatgtgtttttttttttaatttctgaactTAAACACCAAAATAATGAGTAATTCCATACAAAGccaaagaggattttatataaGGCAGTGAATCTCCATTTTATGCTCCTTACTTTTTTCTCCATCTTGGATTATTGCTGCATTTTACTTAAAACTTTTGTTTATAAATCATCTAAAATTTTCCCCCAGGATATGATCAGGGAGGTAGACTCCAAACGAtcccccagtgcaaatatcaataatattgaaataggtcttgatcaacgacacgtggaaaacccagtggaattgtgtgtcggctacggGAGagagtagggggaggggagggaaagaatatgattcttgtaaccatggaaaaatattctaaattaattaatttttaaaaaagaataaaaattaataaaataaaacaaaagataaaaaaataaataaaatttcccccacattcttcctccttccccatcccaaAGAGCTATCCCCTCCCATATAACTAagaattgtaaaatgaaaattaatatacaataactcccaatattatttttataacatttattaataatcactagaagcaaaggaataaaaggtaattatcaaacaaaatttaaaaactacaTGTTCAgtctaatctacctgctcaaaaggcCCGCTCCATCAAAACCAGgatacaggaaggaaagagagctagacaTGGAACTCCATCCATTTTCTGGCTATGTCAGCATGTATGGACAGGAAGTAAGTGGGCTCCTGGGTAAtatagttcaaaggcacaagatttccaattacacagaatcatttttttctcttaaagaaaaagaagaacaagaaggggaAAAAGCAATCAGAAAACCACTCAACACATAAAAAATGTACAAATATAAGCAGGGTCCCATACCCACAGTAGATGGAGATGCcttctcatatcttttctctgggccatgcttgttctttgtaaatttgtacTGCtcgctttttaaaaaatacataataaattggATACATTACTTTCAAAACCGTTCTGCTTGTTTGTGCTTCTTTctgactcatctttttttttttaatgctacaaagtctttctttctttctttctttctttctttctttctttctttctttctttctttctttctttctttctttctttctttctttctttctttctttctttctttcttctttctttctttctttctttctttctttctttctttctttatttctttctttctttcttttctttctttctttcttttctttctttctttctttctttctctttctttctttcctattacGATTGTGATTTCCTCTCTATCCcatcaaaaaaatgaaagagaaaaaaaaatcctcattacAAATAATCATAGTTCAGCAAAATCTAGCCACAGAGAGGCTCTACCCAAATGTGTCTCTTTTGGTACACTGAGTCAATCAGCCCTCTTTGAGGAGGTAGGTAACAATCTTTTTTGAATCTCATAACTACTTTATGAGGGAGGCAGAGTACAGACATTGTTATCCCAATTTTTATAGAGAACATGAGTGGACTGACTTTTGGGGCATGGAGCCATCTGAAGACACTGGCACCTATTAATGGTCCAAGTGACCACACAGAAActtgggtggggagggagagagaaagagacagacagacagacagacagacaggcagacaggcagacaggcagacagacagagacagagatagaggaagggggggagggagagagaggagagagtgtgtgtgtgtagtggggGTGGATGTAGGAATGGAACCTATGATgatgaaagattttttaattgGCTGCAGAACTAGAAGAACTGATGACTCAGGGATTGTGGAGTTGGCACTGTATGGGCATACAAAAGGGATGACACTCCTCTtcatcattctctttttcttaagGGGTTTTGAGGAGTTAGGATTGTTTAAGCTGCTTCCAGGAGTTGAAAGGGAGGAGTGAGAACCCTGTCTCCTAGTCATGGCAGCTCTGAATGCATggactcttctctctttctttctgtttattttttttcctgattatagGTGAATTCGTATTCTGAGCTAGAAATGTTCAAATGACATTGTAAGTTTGGGAGACCCAGAGGTCCTATGAAAGGTCCTGCTATCAGAGCTGAATGGCAGTGGTAATAGTGGTTATGTTAGTGTCCTGACAGCAGGGAAAATGGCAGAAAAGGAGGAAGCTCGGCCAAAGACTGCATCAGttaaaaaccaccaccaccaaactcttagcttctgtcttagaattaataatgtgtatcagctccaaggcagaagaatggtaagggctaggcaatggggattatttttttattaaaaattttaaattaaaatttaatttaaatcttaaaaattttttttaattaattaaaggaCTTGactcaggttcacatagctaaagTGCTCAAggacaggtttgaacccaggacctcctgtctttaggcttggctctcaattaaTCGGGCCACCTGGCTGCTGCCAATCAGTTTTGGAAGGTGTGACTTTTAATGTCAGAGAGATGCATCAACTATGGATTCTATAAAGTCATTGATCCTTATAAGCTAGCATAGAGCTACACTGAAGGGGAACTACATGAAAAAGAAATGCTAAGACCAGACGTGGGACGTCCCCTTTGCTACATAGATTTCTCTGCACCCAGGATCACTGTATTTTTAAGTTTGAGCCCATTTTCCTCACACATGTGCATTTGGGTCCAAGGTTTGGGGAGGGTAAATGTTTGTCCCGACTggttttctgtattttctttccccccccacCATTTATAAAATCTTTCCAGTTACATGTTTAAACTCTTTTTGACGCTCGTTTTTTGACATTcctaaattcagattttctctcctcTTGCCCTGGGCAGGAGGTGAATAATACGATCTAACTTATGGTTGCACTTTCATTTTACTGTCTTCCTAATAAATACTTTTGCTGAAAGCTAATGGAGGCGCTGGGCTGATAGTTACTGAGAAGCACACTGCTGGGGGTTCCCGAAGAAATCCAGACCCGGCGGTGACCTCTGGAATCCCGAGAGTAAGAAGCAAATGCAGCTTCTGGGGCCCCCAGAGCAGGGGAGAAACAGTCCTAAGGGGGTGCCTCTCACGCGGACTAGAGACGGGGTGGAGGGAGGGGTAGTGACTGGGAAGGGCAGACCCTGGCGGACAAGGGACGCTCCGGGTTTTCTCGTCACGACTGACAACAGGGGGCGCCAAGGAGGCGGCAGCGCCTGCGCCTGCGCCTGCGCGGAGGGCCTGGGCCGTCCTCAGGGAAAGCGGCTTTCCATTGGCCGGGCGCATCACATGATGCAGCGGGGTCCATCCGGTTGGCTGCGGTGCTATGGGGGCCGGTTGCTGTGGAGACGGAGCGAAGGGAGGCGGGTGACAGGTCGGTCCCGGCTCGGGCGGCTCCGGGACCTGGAGCAGGAGGAAGAACAGGAGGAGTGGGCCGGGATTGGGACCAGGCCGGGACCGGGTATAGGTGAACGAGGGGACGGGGGGTCGGGGCGGGCAAAGTCATTGAGGTTCGACCCTTCCCCTTTCTGCCaactcctcctccccccttcagcTCAGTCTTCTagccttccctcttctcccctgcccctccctctcctcctgccCCTCCTGGGAGGTCTTAGaccccccccctcctcccaccttcccttctcctcccttcccctccccgcCTCCCGCTCCCAAAGCCTGGGCCCGATCCCCGCCCCCCTCAGGCCCCCTTCACTCCCCACCTCTGGGCCTGCAGCGGCAGGGTGTGGCCGGCCGTCCCAGTGGTCAGAGCCCTCCAATGGGAGCCCTTGGAGCTTGGACCCCGGAGCCCCGGACTCCCCTCCTGCCTTACGCCtccatgaccttggacaagtgaaCGGAGCCTCAGTTTCCCGGGCTGTCAGATGAAAGGGGCGGGGTGCCCAGGGTTCTCCTCAGCCAACCTCAGTCGGGCTTTTCCATCGCAGCAGGAGTTTGGGCTCCCGATGCCCCTTCGTGATCCGGAAGATGCCGGCGGGCGGCGGAGAGCCCCCCTCCAGGAGAGAGTACTTCAAGGATGCCACATTCCCCGCCTCCGACTCTTCCCTCTTCTGCACCTTTGCCACTCCCCTGGCGCAGTTCCGAGAAGAGATCACCTGGCTGCGGCCTCAGGTGAGGGGCTGGCCGGTGGCCTGGCCTCAGTTCAGTTTAGCCCTCGCACTCAGAGCCCTCCGGTGTTCAGTGGCACACAGCAGGCCGAGGGGATGCTCATGGAGAGTCATTGGCCTCAGAAATCGAAGGGATTTTCACATCCCCCTGGGGCCTAACGGCCTGGTGAATGGGATCGCTGAAGCTGGAGATGGGCCGCAAAAAGCCACTAACTGGGCAGAGGTCTCTGTGTGATGCTGGGCCCTGGCTCTGGGGCTTAACAACGGgcatgaagaagctgaggcttagCCAAAGGAAAAGCTTCCTGGGCATGAGAGCAATCCCAGAGTGGCTGGAGGCCTCTGGGAAGGGGCTCCCCCCAGTAGAGGTCTCGCCCAAGGCAGAGGGCTGTTGGTGAGGTTAGCCCTGTTCAGGCAAAGGTGGGCCCCAAAGGTCTTCCAGGTCCTGTCATAAGGTGCTGGGCTTAGATAATCTGCTTCTCAGATGGCTGGTCAGACAGAAGATAAAGCCAGGGACCACAGACACAGTCGTCTGGCCACGTATGTCCCTCCCTAGCTCAAGTCAGGAAGcgtttattgagcacttactatgtgccaggtgccaAGCTAGGCATTGAGGAAAtgaaggataaataggaaacgGCCCCAGCTCTCAGGGTGCTCACTGAGGCCTCTGACAGAACTGTAAGCACCCTGCGAGCAGGGAGCCGGCTCTGCTGCCCCATTGTCGACGTGTGGAGGGCCAGGCCTTCCTCCTCTGGGCACTACAAAGGGCGAAAGGCCCCAAGAAGGCAGGGTTGGCTGCTGATCTGTTTGCGCTGGCCTCCATGCACGCCACCGGCGGCCTAGGCCCCCCCATGCTGTGTTCCGTGGCCTCATTTCTCAGCCATTGGATTCAGGCAGCGCTGGCTCGTTATTTGCATCTCGTGGTTTTGTTCCTGTTGCGGGTGTTTCGACGGGGCTTTTCTAACTGGCTGTTAATTTGTATGGAGTTGTTCCATCTTTACATCTCTGTTGTGAGTGTCTGGAGGTCAAGGGTCACATGCCCTCCAGGACTGGAGATACTTGGGGAAATGTGGCCTGGAGCCCTGCTGTCTAGTTATGACCTAACAGGGaacagtttttctttattttaggaAATTTGTTCCACTCCTCGCTTGTTCCCAGATAACCCCCAGGAAGGCCAGATAAAACAAGGGATTCTGGGAGACTGCTGGTTCCTTTGTGCCTGTGCAGCCCTCCAGAAGAGCAAACACCTCCTTGATCAGGTAAGGGGGCCGGAAAGGCCCGGCTGCTTCTGCTCTGTTTCTCAGCGGCACCCAGGAAGCCTTTCAGAAAGCTGTCGAGGAAGCAAACAGTGGCAGGAAGTTGGGGGAGGCCATCAAAGCTTTGGCTGTTTCAGGCATCTCTGTTATAGCTTCTCAGGATGGTTAGTCGGTCAAAACTGTGAAGACCTGCCAAGTGGTGTCAGTCAGGGGGGTCGAAAAGCAGAGGCACAAACCGCTTGTTTCTTCTTTACCAGCTGAAGGGGATGCCCCTTGCCTGCTGGCTTAATTAGATCCAGTTGATTTCTGGGCCATTCTGGCACCTCCGGAGCCTGACGGTGCCCTTGGGGACTTACAGTTAACGAAGTACAGCTGTTCTTCATATTTGAAAAAGAGCAGAACTTGTTATTCCCTGCTGTCTCCTCACACAGCCGGGGGACTGTGGATGTCTGTGGTCCCCGGTGAGTCAGCTCTACGGGCACAGATGGGCTTTGGAGGATCTCAGAGATCCCCCACCGAGCTTTGCATCAGTGTCCAGTGACAGTCATCCTGCCCCCCTTCACCCCAGATACGGGGTGCCATTGCCCAAGCCTTTGACAGGTAACCTGTTGGCTTAGACATTGATTGGCTAACATTCCTGAAGCCAGGAAGGCAGCACAGCCGTAGCCTGGGGCCGTGCCCAGGGACTTGCCCCCTGAAGTCAGAAATGTGCAAGGCAGCGAAGGCTGTGTTTGCGCTCAGGTTGGTTCAGAGACTTTTTCTGACAGTGGAAGGTGACAGGAGGACCCTGGGCTGTTGGCCCACTTGATCTGATCCCGAAGTCTTTGACTGAAAAGCTGTTTTCATTTTCATGGTTTATTAAACTTCCCAGGGTCCCCGGCAGCCCTCGAAGACACAGCCAGTCTAGTCTGCATCtatggagggagtttccacactgggTCTTCCCATTTTGATGAACTCCCCTTTCCAAGCACTAACAATGTCCAAAATACTGAGAGATGCATTTGTCTCTCTCTTAGAGTGTGCTTAGAATAGTTGTCTTGTGGACAGGCTCTGGTAAAGAGCCCCGGGTATAGCGGCCGTCTCCAAGACATGATCTTGTTTTCTCTGTTACGACTTCCCACCAACACTCTCTCTCCTTGGCAGGTGATTCCTCCGGGACAGCCCAGCTGGCCAGATCTAGCCTATCGTGGGTGCTTCACCTGTCGGGTGTGGCAGTTTGGAGAGTGGGTGGAGGTGACCGTGGATGACCGCCTGCCTTGCCTTGGGGGACGACTGTGCTTTTCCCAGTGTCAGACTGAAGATGTGTTCTGGCTCCCCTTGCTGGAAAAGGTGTATGCCAAGTACGTGTGCCAGTGCCCAGGCCCTGTCggaagggtgggggagaggagcCCAGAGCCTCTCAGGGCTGCCTTAGGGAGGTGCCCCTTTCTTCTGCTTGGCAACAGAAGCCCATTGGAGCCTCAAGAACCCTGGAGACCGGCGCGGCCTCTTCTGTCCTCCTCTGTCCACAGAAGGGGCagcctctgctctcccttgtCCATGTCTGCCAACCACCTCGGCAGTATTGATCTGAAAGGGAGAGGGTTATAGAAAGTCCTTATCTGCCTGTTTGTCCTCGTTGTGGATTCTTATTGATTGGGATGACTCGGGCAAACAGTGAAATGCATTTCCGTCCCATAGTAACAATGATAGCGACAGCCGCCATTGAAGTAGCGCTTGAAGGCCATCGATGCTAGCTCGTGTCAGCTTTTATGAGTGTGCAGGTCAGCTAGAGCAGGATGAATCAAGAGCCTCCCACCTGTTCTTGGCCAGGCTGACCTGGGTGAGGCGCAGGCACTTTTGTTCCCCCTTCCTTGGATCCGATGGGCTTTTTCCCTGGAAAAGGGGACTGGATGGACATGGACAGATAGGAAGTGGCTGGCTCTTGGAAATGCAAAGCTGTGCCTGGAGAGAGGCAGGAATGATGGGGGGAGTGTGAGCAGACAGTGAGTAGAATATGGCTAGTTGCTGCGCAGGAAACCAGAAAGCTTTCTGCCTCGGTGCAGAGGGGAGTAGGAAgccaagagagggaaagaggagttaAGCAGGTgcagtggggaggggggaagaggaccTCCTGTGGGTGTAAATAAGGGATTCAGGTAATAGGGCCTAGATGTATTGTTGTTATGGTTGTGCTTTCCTAGGGTGTACGGTTCCTATGAACATCTGTGGGCAGGGCAGGTGGCAGATGCCTTGGTGGATCTAACTGGAGGGCTGGCAGAAAGGTGGAGCCTGAAGGAGCCAGGAAGAAACAATGACAAGCCAAGCAGCCTCAGCAACGTGGAGCAGAGGACCTTCCGCAAGCTGCTGGACCTCAAGGACCAGTGTGTGATAAGCTGCTCAGTGCTCAGCTCCAGAGAAGGTAATGTGGGCCCAGGCCCTGGCTCAGACGCCCTGGTGGGGCCATCACATCTGCCCTGAGCCCTTTCCTCTTTAGAACCTGGTTTTCCTTGTATCTTGGAGGCTTTCACCAGccaggaacaaaagaaaaatgaagaaggcATGTATTATGTCTTAGTCTGCATTGCGCTtacattggttctttctctgggggcAGAGaggatttttcatcatgagcccttgggaattttcttggatcattgtactgctaaGATTAGCAAAGTCATGCACAATTGTTCCTCATACAGGATTGCTGTTAACGTGTATGACgttctggttttgcttacttcaatctgcatcagttcatggaggtctttccaggttttctgaaatcatcctttcttatagcacagtagtattccatcaccaacagataccacaacttgtccagccattccccaattgatggacatccccataatttccaattctttgcaaccacaaaaaaaaagctgctataaatatgtttgtacaagtaggttcttttccctttttaaaaaaatttctagttGTGGTTTTGATGATCAGAGGGTAAGTacagttttaaagtcctttgggcatagttccaaatcacctTCTAGAATGCatggatcagttcatagctccgccaacaatgcattagtatcctgattttgtcacatcccctctagcactttcctttactgtcatatgaGCCAGGCTGATGGATAGGAAGTGGTACCTGGGAACTATTTGTATTTGCATTTAtgtaattagtagtgatttagaacatcttttcaATTGCCTTGATTGCATCATCTGAGACCTGCccattcttatcctttgaccatttatcagttggggaatggctagtaTTCTTATACttgtgactcagttttctatatatttgagtaagGGGGCCTTTTCCAGAGGCACTTGGGATAAACATTTTCCCCAGGTATTGTTCCCCTTCTGATCTTGGtcgcattggctttgtttgtgcaAAGACTTTTACATTTAACATAATCCAAATCCTTATTATCTCCAAGCTGATGCCCCCTTTTCACTCCCACCAGGTACTCTCTCCCATTTCCCCTGTCTTTTTCCTGTCCTTTCCCTTTAAGACTCCCTTTATGGTACTGTTAATGTCAGTGCTTTCCCAGGCACCAATAGACCCAAGTGTAAACTAAAAAAGTAGGACAGACCATGTGgactcttcttcttttttaaaccctcaccttccatcttggaatcaatcctgtgtattggctccaaggcagaagagcagtaagggctaggcaatgggggtgaagtgacttgcccagggtcacccagctgggaagtgtctgagaccaaatttgaacctaggacctcccatctctaagcctgactctccatccactgagctacccagcttcccccttggaCTCTTCTTTCAAATCTAAACCAAAGTCAAACTTTTAGCCTGTTCAAGCTTGGAGAGTCCTCCTTTTGTACCACCTTCACCATGTCCATTTTCAGGAATTCCTCATCAGCACAGGAAATTCATGGCCTTGAGTCACCCTGCAATCCACAGTGACTTGAAGGGTGGAAGGATTTGGCTACATGGTTaaccttctgaaaaaaaaaaaagaaggattgAGGAATGTTTCCCAGTCACTCCTCTGCTTAGTTCCTGGGGAAGGGGCTTCTGGGAAACGGCTGATGGCAATGGACCCATTGGCATGAAAGCCCTGCCCTCATTCCTTCAAGgccttagagagagagagagagagagagagagagagagagagagagagagagagagagagagagagagagagagagagagagagagggagagagagagagagagagagagagagagagagagagagagagagagagagagagagagagagagagagagagggagagagagagagggagagacagagagagagacagagagagggagagagagagagagagagagagacagacagacagacagacagacagacagacagacagacagacagacagacagagaatctAGGCAGCAGTTGTTAAGTGAAGTTGACCAGCATCTGGGCTGTGTCCATGCCACATCCCAGCAGAGCTCTCAAGGTAGCTGGGTCATCAGCACCCAGGATGAAGCACCTTCCGTGGTGGGAACCCTTGGTTGGGGTCAGGCTCATGACTCCCTCATCACTCACCCAGTGACTGACTGTTTTGCCTTGAGTAGGTGCCAGTGAATTGGGGGAGTTTCACGCCTTCATCATCTCAGATGTGCGGGAGCTCCACAGCAGCTCAGGCAGGGAGATGCTTCTGCTCCGGATTCTGAACCCGTGGGGTCGGCGGTGCTGGCAAGGGCCCTGGAGAGAAGGGTGAGTGGCCTAGGCAGGGGCTGGGCAGCCCGAGGAGCCATGGCACGCTTCTGAATCTTGTGAGGGATGAGACCTGAGAGACAACAATAGTGGCTTCCTCCAGGATTTTGTAAGGATCCAATCGGAttacatttattaagccctcTGCAAACCCTCCAGCACTTCATCACTTGATCAGTGGCCTGTGATCACTGGCTAGCTCTTACTGACCACTTCTATCTCGCATGGGGCCAGGGGACTCACCCTCCCCAGGGTCCAGCATGGGCTGCGTCACCCACGTGATGGTGGGACCTTAGGCAAATCCTCTCACTTCTGTGGGCCTCATTTCTCGTTGGACAGAAATCATACTTGCACTAACAACTTCATGAGGCTGCTGGTGGCAAATGATAAACGTGGACTCTCGGGGGGTAGAGTGGCTCCTTCCTGAAGCCCTGTGCCAGGAAGAAGAGCAGCATTTGGATGCCCTCCCTGTCGGTGCCCCTCAGAGATTCCCAGCAGGTGTCGTGTTAATCCAGCCCCCGTAGGAGAGGTCTTCATCACTGAAGAGGGCAAGACGTGAGGATGACTTGGGCATGGGACGATGTATGTGGCCAGGAACTCCCAGGCGCCGGAGAGCCCTTTCTGGAGGAGGATGCCAGTTTTTCCTCTGGGGTGCTAGTGGGCTCGTCGCATTGGCGCTGGCCCTCTCCTTTGTGGCTTGGTGAGCCGCTCTCCGGCAGTCAGGTGCAGAGACTTCAAACGCGGCCTAACCCGGCTTGGGTCTCTCTTGCCAGGGGTGAAGGATGGAGCCAGTTAGATCCAGCGGATGCTTCCGAACTCTCATCCCAGCTCCAGGAAGGCGAATTTTGGGTTGAAGAGGAGGAGTTTATCAGGGAGTTTGATGAGATCACTATCAGCTATCCAGTCACCAAGGAGGGCCACCTGCAGAGCCTCTACACT
It includes:
- the CAPN10 gene encoding calpain-10 isoform X3, with amino-acid sequence MPAGGGEPPSRREYFKDATFPASDSSLFCTFATPLAQFREEITWLRPQEICSTPRLFPDNPQEGQIKQGILGDCWFLCACAALQKSKHLLDQVIPPGQPSWPDLAYRGCFTCRVWQFGEWVEVTVDDRLPCLGGRLCFSQCQTEDVFWLPLLEKVYAKVYGSYEHLWAGQVADALVDLTGGLAERWSLKEPGRNNDKPSSLSNVEQRTFRKLLDLKDQCVISCSVLSSREGASELGEFHAFIISDVRELHSSSGREMLLLRILNPWGRRCWQGPWREGGEGWSQLDPADASELSSQLQEGEFWVEEEEFIREFDEITISYPVTKEGHLQSLYTATVLRHTQKLLGAWVKGQSAGGCRNNSSFPSNPKFWLRVLEPSEVCIALLQRPRVCQADWAGRILAPTASRESRPALSPPGFPGKDYQAVGLHVWKVEKKRVNLLGVLSAPPVAGTACHAYDREVHMRCALSPGYYLVVPSTFLKDAAGHFLLRVFSSGRISLSEIKEIKAASSSASAPEDLAAGEWETVQLKGHWRRGQTAGGSRNFPSYPSNPCFPLSVPLGTGPRCIRVTLRQHCQDRECHPIGFHIFQ